GGGTCCACTTCGGGTACTGATATAGCTCTAGGAATTGTTGCAGGGCTGGAAATGAACAAGTAAATGGGAGGTACAAGTATGACTGTTCAAGTTTTAGTAAAACCAAACACTTATATCGATTCCGTATCTTTGATGTCACTCTCAACAAAAGCGAATCAGATCGAAATCGTAGAACAAGCCATTATTGCAATGGGTACTGAAATGAATAAAGAGGTCATTAGAAATGTGGGCTTGATGACACCTGAAGTAGAAAGTGCCAAAACAAGTGACTTAGTGATTATTGTGAAGGCTGCCTCTGAAGAACTATGTGAGGGTGCTTTCGATAGCATCAATGATTTGTTAACGAAAAAGAAAGATTCCTCTAAAGGAAAGAGTGAGGTTAAATACTCAACCATTACCTCAGCTGTAAACGGTACTCCTGAAGCTAACTTGGCGATTATTGCCGTAAATGGGAGCTATGCTCCTAGAGAAGCAAGAAAAGCTCTTGAAAATAATCTTCACGTCATGCTGTTTAGCGACAATGTAAGTATTGAAGATGAGATTGAATTAAAGACTTTAGCCCAAGAAAAAGGCTTGCTAATGATGGGGCCAGACTGTGGAACTGCGATTATTGGTAATGTCGCTTTGTGCTTTGCGAATGCCGTGAGAAAAGGCAATATCGGGATCGTTGGCGCATCAGGAACAGGTAGCCAAGAGGTAACGGTTCGTATTCATGAATTTGGCGGTGGAATCACACAGTTGATAGGTACAGGCGGTAGAGATCTAAGTGAAGAGGTTGGCGGCATTATGATGCTGGCCGGAATTAAAGCGTTAGAAGAGGACGATGCAACAAAGGTTATTGTTCTCGTATCTAAACCACCAGCACCAAGTGTAGAAGAGAAAGTACTTGCACAAATTAAACAATGTAAGAAACCAGTCGTGGTTTGGTTTGTGGGTGGGAATGAAGAAAAGGTCACCCAAGCAGGCGGTCATTTTGCAAAAATGTCAAAAGAAGCGGCACTTAAAGCGGTACTTTTAGCTGGAGCAGACGAATCGAAGCTTAACAAACGTGCGTTAAATCTTCCGCTTATTGAAGAAGTGCGTGCGAAGTTAAATCCTCAGCAAAAATATATCCGTGGACTATTCAGTGGCGGTACGCTCTGTGATGAAGCGATGCACATTGCTATGGAGAAATTCGATAATGTCTACAGTAACATTCAGAGAGATCCTGAATATCGCTTAAAAGATGTTAGAGTAAGCCAAGATCATACCTTTATTGACTTCGGAGACGACCAATTTACACAAGGCAAACCACATCCAATGATAGATCCATCCACTCGAATTGAAAGATTTATTCAAGAAGCAAAAGATCCTTCTGTCGGTGTTATTGTGATGGACTTTGTTCTAGGCTTCGGGGCACACGAAGATCCTGTAGGCGCAATGCTTCCAGCGATTATCGAAGCGAAGCAAGCCGCTGAAGATGAAGGAAGACATCTAGAGATAATTGGATACATTCTTGGAACCGAGCTAGATAGTCAAAATATTGAAGGTCAAATTAATAAATTGTTAGCTTCTGGTGCTACACATGCAAGCAGCAGTCAGAACGCAGGTCTACTAGCAAGAGAATTCGTTGTGAAAGGAGAATAGTCATGAGTAAAATCAATGAACTTTTTACGAATAAACTAAATGTCATAAATGTAGGCATTGCGAACTTTAGAGATGATTTATTAAAACAAAACGCGAATGTAACTCACTTGGAGTGGACGCCGCCAGGCAGAGGGAATCCAGAATTAATTGCTGCGCTGGATAAGCTTGAAGACCCAAGTGTTACAGATAAGATTGCAGCTGCTAACAAAGAGGCTGTTGAGCGAATTATTAACTCGCAACCGGTACTGATTGGCTTTGACCAAGCGATCAATGTGGTTCCTGGTATGACGAAAAATACGATTTTACATGCTGGCCCGCCAATCACTTGGGAACGAATGAATGGTCCGATGAAAGGTGCGGTAACAGGAGCCATTGTATTTGAAGGACTTGCCCCAAATATTGACGAAGCAGCTGTACTAGCCGCGTCCGGAGAGATTATTTTCTCGCCATGTCATGAACATAACTGTGTTGGTTCCATGGCTGGTGTAACATCGGCTTCCATGTTTATGCATATTGTTGAGAATAAAACTTATGGAAATATTGCCTATACAAATTTAAGTGAACAAATGTCCAAAATCCTTCGTATGGGTGCCAATGACGAGAGTGTTATCCAGCGTTTGATTTGGATGCGAGATGTATTGGGTCCTATTTTAAGAGATGCGATGAAACTTAATCCAAATGGGATTGACTTGCGCCTAATGCTCTCACAAGCCCTTCATATGGGGGACGAGTGTCATAACCGAAATGTAGCTGGAACAACCCTGCTCATTCAAGCACTAACGCCTTATATTATCCAAACCGATTTCACTGTTGAACAGAAAAAAGAAGTGTTTGAATTCGTTAGCAGCAGCGACTATTTCTCGGGTCCGACATGGATGGCGCTTTGTAAATGTGCCCTTGATGCTGCGCATGGTATTGAGAATAGTACCATTGTTACCACAATGGCTCGCAACGGAGTGGAATTCGGTATTCGCGTGAGTGGAATCGCTGGAAACGTGTGGTTTACAGGTCCTGCACAACAAGTAATTGGACCTATGTTTGCTGGTTATAAACCAGAAGATTCTGGTCTTGATATTGGTGACAGTGCGATTACGGAGACCTATGGAATTGGCGGATTTGCTATGGCAACTGCACCGGCTATTGTTTCGCTTGTGGGGGGTACCGTTGATGATGCAATCAGTTACACCACAAAAATGGCAGAAATCACAACCACTGAAAATCCTAACGTGACGATTCCAATGCTTGACTTTATAGGGATTCCAACAGGTATTGATATTCAAAAAGTCATCCAAACAGGAATTATGCCGATTATCAATACAGCCATTGCACATAAAGATGCGGGGATTGGAATGATTGGTGCAGGTATCGTTAACCCTCCAATCGAAGCATTTGAACAAGCATTGCTTGCATTAAGTGAAAATATTAAATAAGAAGAGGGCTAACTTGCTTAGCCCACCATTCTTATTTCGAACTAGACGAACATCTTCGTGCTAGGCTGTGAAGGAGTGAACAATTTTGGATAGTCTATCCTTGAATACAAAACTTATTAAGGCGAGTGAACAGGGAGAACTGGCTTCTGTTGAGAAACTATTAGGCGAAGGTGCCAGTGTTGATTATAAAGATGCTTCAGGGCGAACAGCATTAATGGCGGCAACCCAAAACAATCAAATCGCGATTGCTAAAAGGTTAATAGAAGCAGGAAGTGACGTGAACACTAGAGATATTACACAACTCTCACCGTTTATTTGCTCAGCAGCAAATGGCTTTTATGAAATCCTGCGTCTCATGATTGCTGGTGGAGCTGATTTGAAGAGCGTGAATCGATTTGGAGGAACAGCGCTGTTACCATCGAGCGAAAAGGGCTATTTAAAAACAGTAGAGGTGTGTATTGATGCTGGGGTTCCAGTGAATCATGTCAACGACTTAGGCTGGTCAGCCCTACTTGAAGCAGTCATATTGGGGAATGGCGGACGACTATATTCTGACATTATTGAAGCGCTTGTTCATGCAGGGGCAGATATGCATTTGCCTGATCGAGATGGGCTCTCATCCCTACAACGTGCCGAAGAGAACGGTCAGCATAAAGTCGTGAAGATTCTAGAACAGAGCTTCCAAGAAAATAATGAATATGTGAAGCAGGCAAAGGCTCTCGCTAACAACGATCAATATGAAGAAGCTATATCCATCATCAATAGAGCGCTAAAAATGGATGCTGACAACCTGGATTTCATCTATTATAAAGGGTATTTCTTGCAAGAACTAAAGAGATATGAAGAGGCACTTCGATGCTATGAAAGCGCTATCTCTATTGATTCAGCTAATTTAGAATTTTATTTCTACACAGCGAATTGTTTGAGACTGTGGAAAAAACCGGAGGAAGCTTTTCAGGAATATGATAAAGCCTGTGAGCTGGCACCTAATGAAACGTTCTATCGCTACCACAAATCTAATTATTTAAGAGAACTTGGGCGACACGAAGAAGCAGTTATCGAGATGGATAAGCTGCTAGCGCTTCAGCCGAATAGATATGACTTCTCCTTCCATAAGGCGAACAGTCTAAGATCGCTTGGTAAGCATAAAGAAGCTATTGAGGCTATCGAGAACGCAATTAAGAATGATCCAACAAATCCGTTATACCACTCACACAAAAAGCAATCTCTTGAGTTACTCGGTTAGCGCATAAGAATTGCAACATAGGAGGCATCAGATGAAAGAGACTGTAATCGTTGCTATTGGCGGGAACTCATTGGTCAAGGAAAATGGCCTGGATTCAATTCATGACCAATCTGAAGCAGTAAAAGAAGTTGTCGTTAATATTGTTGATATGGTGCAAGAGGGCTACAATGTCGTCGTTACACACGGTAATGGACCACAGGTAGGATTTGGGCTAAGAAGATCTGAGATTGCACATGAAATTGCCGGCATGTCTCCTGTTCCACTAGTGAATTGTGGAGCCGATACACAAGGTGGAATCGGTTATTTAATTCAACAAGCTTTAATTAACGAATTTGCAGTTAGAGGGATCCACAAGAATGTGGCTACGGTGATTACACAAGTCGAAGTAAGCTCAGAAGACCCTAATTTCAAGAATCCGACGAAACCAGTAGGATCCTTCTTTTCCAAAGAGCAAGCGGAAGAAATGAAAAGAGAACATCCGGAATGGAGCTTTGTAGAAGACTCTGGCAGAGGATACCGTAGAGTAGTTCCATCCCCAAGACCTATAGATATTGTGGAGAAAGACGCGATTAAATCATTAATCGATGGGGGCTTTGTCGTTGTCGCTGCAGGCGGTGGAGGTATCGCAGTCGTGAAGTCTGATGATAACACGTACAAAGGTGTTGATGCAGTCATCGATAAGGATTTTGCTACGAGTCTTTTAGCAGAACAGATTCATGCGGAGAC
This genomic stretch from Paenibacillus sp. FSL H7-0737 harbors:
- the arcC gene encoding carbamate kinase; the encoded protein is MKETVIVAIGGNSLVKENGLDSIHDQSEAVKEVVVNIVDMVQEGYNVVVTHGNGPQVGFGLRRSEIAHEIAGMSPVPLVNCGADTQGGIGYLIQQALINEFAVRGIHKNVATVITQVEVSSEDPNFKNPTKPVGSFFSKEQAEEMKREHPEWSFVEDSGRGYRRVVPSPRPIDIVEKDAIKSLIDGGFVVVAAGGGGIAVVKSDDNTYKGVDAVIDKDFATSLLAEQIHAETLIITTGVSRVCINYGKPNQKELSKMTVDETKQYVLENHFPAGSMLPKIEASLSFLENSGTRVIITNPESLKDAINEQAGTHIVK
- a CDS encoding DUF1116 domain-containing protein, with product MSKINELFTNKLNVINVGIANFRDDLLKQNANVTHLEWTPPGRGNPELIAALDKLEDPSVTDKIAAANKEAVERIINSQPVLIGFDQAINVVPGMTKNTILHAGPPITWERMNGPMKGAVTGAIVFEGLAPNIDEAAVLAASGEIIFSPCHEHNCVGSMAGVTSASMFMHIVENKTYGNIAYTNLSEQMSKILRMGANDESVIQRLIWMRDVLGPILRDAMKLNPNGIDLRLMLSQALHMGDECHNRNVAGTTLLIQALTPYIIQTDFTVEQKKEVFEFVSSSDYFSGPTWMALCKCALDAAHGIENSTIVTTMARNGVEFGIRVSGIAGNVWFTGPAQQVIGPMFAGYKPEDSGLDIGDSAITETYGIGGFAMATAPAIVSLVGGTVDDAISYTTKMAEITTTENPNVTIPMLDFIGIPTGIDIQKVIQTGIMPIINTAIAHKDAGIGMIGAGIVNPPIEAFEQALLALSENIK
- the fdrA gene encoding acyl-CoA synthetase FdrA, whose product is MTVQVLVKPNTYIDSVSLMSLSTKANQIEIVEQAIIAMGTEMNKEVIRNVGLMTPEVESAKTSDLVIIVKAASEELCEGAFDSINDLLTKKKDSSKGKSEVKYSTITSAVNGTPEANLAIIAVNGSYAPREARKALENNLHVMLFSDNVSIEDEIELKTLAQEKGLLMMGPDCGTAIIGNVALCFANAVRKGNIGIVGASGTGSQEVTVRIHEFGGGITQLIGTGGRDLSEEVGGIMMLAGIKALEEDDATKVIVLVSKPPAPSVEEKVLAQIKQCKKPVVVWFVGGNEEKVTQAGGHFAKMSKEAALKAVLLAGADESKLNKRALNLPLIEEVRAKLNPQQKYIRGLFSGGTLCDEAMHIAMEKFDNVYSNIQRDPEYRLKDVRVSQDHTFIDFGDDQFTQGKPHPMIDPSTRIERFIQEAKDPSVGVIVMDFVLGFGAHEDPVGAMLPAIIEAKQAAEDEGRHLEIIGYILGTELDSQNIEGQINKLLASGATHASSSQNAGLLAREFVVKGE
- a CDS encoding ankyrin repeat domain-containing protein, producing the protein MDSLSLNTKLIKASEQGELASVEKLLGEGASVDYKDASGRTALMAATQNNQIAIAKRLIEAGSDVNTRDITQLSPFICSAANGFYEILRLMIAGGADLKSVNRFGGTALLPSSEKGYLKTVEVCIDAGVPVNHVNDLGWSALLEAVILGNGGRLYSDIIEALVHAGADMHLPDRDGLSSLQRAEENGQHKVVKILEQSFQENNEYVKQAKALANNDQYEEAISIINRALKMDADNLDFIYYKGYFLQELKRYEEALRCYESAISIDSANLEFYFYTANCLRLWKKPEEAFQEYDKACELAPNETFYRYHKSNYLRELGRHEEAVIEMDKLLALQPNRYDFSFHKANSLRSLGKHKEAIEAIENAIKNDPTNPLYHSHKKQSLELLG